One Peterkaempfera bronchialis DNA window includes the following coding sequences:
- a CDS encoding isochorismatase family protein: MAGIPTIAPYPMPTAGELPDSIAPWTVDPARAVLLVHDMQRYFLKPLGGDEGDGGELVRNAVLLREWAVAQGVPVAYTAQPGGMSAEERGLLMDFWGPGMRVDPDDRRIVDPLAPGPDDWLLTKWRYSAFFRTDLLDRMRRTGRDQLVLCGVYAHVGVLMTAVEAFTNDIQTFLVADAVADFSEQYHRMALEYAAQRCAVVLTAKGVAA; this comes from the coding sequence ATGGCAGGCATACCCACCATCGCCCCCTACCCGATGCCCACCGCCGGCGAGCTGCCCGACAGCATCGCCCCCTGGACGGTCGACCCGGCCCGCGCGGTGCTGCTCGTCCACGACATGCAGCGCTACTTCCTCAAGCCGCTCGGCGGCGACGAGGGCGACGGCGGCGAACTGGTCCGCAACGCCGTACTGCTGCGCGAGTGGGCCGTGGCCCAGGGCGTCCCCGTCGCGTACACCGCGCAGCCCGGCGGCATGTCCGCCGAGGAACGCGGCCTGCTGATGGACTTCTGGGGCCCCGGCATGCGGGTCGACCCGGACGACCGGCGGATCGTCGACCCGCTGGCCCCCGGCCCGGACGACTGGCTGCTCACCAAGTGGCGCTACAGCGCCTTCTTCCGCACCGACCTGCTGGACCGGATGCGCCGGACCGGCCGGGACCAGCTGGTCCTCTGCGGCGTGTACGCCCACGTCGGCGTGCTGATGACGGCGGTCGAGGCGTTCACCAACGACATCCAGACCTTCCTGGTCGCCGACGCCGTCGCCGACTTCTCCGAGCAGTACCACCGGATGGCCCTGGAGTACGCGGCGCAGCGCTGCGCCGTGGTGCTGACCGCCAAGGGGGTGGCGGCGTGA
- a CDS encoding anthranilate synthase family protein: MTTKDPLDRILAEQPPAFALLHRPEATGAGLLDVLIGEVSTPGTLAAIPLPEDHPGRPDGGPGHEMLVLMPYRQIAERGFSCADDGEPLIALTVTEQAVMPLAEVSARIPDVPIELSGRHFDVDDAAYAETVRRVIADEIGEGAGANFVIKRSFVADITDYTPAGALALFRRLLERESGAYWTFVVHTGDRTFVGATPERHISVHGGTAVMNPISGTYRYPASGPSLPEVMDFLADRKEADELYMVVDEELKMMARICETGGRVVGPYLREMARLAHTEYFIEGRTSHDPREILRETMFAPTVTGSPLESAARVIARYEPEGRGYYSGVAALIGRDRSGGRSLDSAILIRTADINAAGRVRIGVGATLVRHSDPASEVAETRAKAAGLIAALEADGQPQFGSHPSVRDALEQRNSSIADFWLAQDAERDHSRPGLLGRRVLVVDAEDTFTSMIGHQLRSLGLEVTVRRFDEPYRFDGYDLVVMGPGPGDPRETGHPKIAHLRSALRRLLEERRPFLAVCLSHQVLSLALGLELVRREVPNQGVQREVDLFGARERVGFYNTFAARSLADGFECPGVGPVEVSRDAGTGEVHALRGPHFATMQFHAESVLTQDGVRIVGDLIAGVLAEGVLAEEALAEGVLAARTDAGAVAAR; the protein is encoded by the coding sequence GTGACCACCAAGGACCCGCTGGACCGGATACTCGCCGAGCAGCCGCCGGCCTTCGCCCTGCTGCACCGCCCGGAGGCCACCGGCGCGGGCCTGCTGGACGTGCTGATCGGCGAGGTCTCCACACCGGGGACGCTGGCCGCGATCCCGCTGCCCGAGGACCACCCCGGTCGGCCGGACGGCGGCCCCGGCCACGAGATGCTGGTGCTGATGCCGTACCGGCAGATCGCCGAGCGCGGCTTCAGCTGCGCCGACGACGGCGAACCGCTGATCGCGCTGACCGTCACCGAACAGGCCGTGATGCCGCTCGCCGAGGTGTCGGCCCGGATCCCCGATGTGCCGATCGAGCTCTCCGGCCGCCACTTCGACGTGGACGACGCCGCCTATGCCGAGACGGTGCGCAGGGTGATCGCCGACGAGATCGGCGAGGGCGCCGGGGCCAACTTCGTCATCAAGCGCTCCTTTGTCGCCGACATCACCGACTACACGCCGGCCGGTGCGCTGGCCCTGTTCCGGCGGCTGCTGGAGCGGGAGTCGGGCGCGTACTGGACGTTCGTGGTGCACACCGGCGACCGCACCTTCGTCGGCGCCACCCCGGAGCGGCACATCAGCGTGCACGGCGGCACCGCCGTGATGAACCCGATCAGCGGCACCTACCGCTACCCGGCCTCGGGTCCGAGCCTGCCGGAGGTGATGGACTTCCTCGCCGACCGCAAGGAGGCCGACGAGCTGTACATGGTCGTGGACGAGGAACTCAAGATGATGGCCCGGATCTGCGAGACGGGCGGCCGGGTGGTCGGCCCGTACCTCAGGGAGATGGCCAGGCTCGCGCACACCGAGTACTTCATCGAGGGCCGCACCAGCCACGACCCGCGCGAGATCCTGCGCGAGACGATGTTCGCGCCGACCGTCACCGGAAGCCCGCTGGAGAGCGCGGCCCGGGTGATCGCCCGGTACGAGCCCGAGGGACGCGGCTACTACAGCGGCGTCGCGGCCCTGATCGGCCGGGACCGGTCGGGTGGCCGCTCGCTGGACTCGGCCATCCTGATCCGCACGGCGGACATCAACGCCGCCGGACGGGTCCGGATCGGCGTCGGCGCCACCCTGGTACGCCACTCCGACCCGGCCTCCGAGGTGGCCGAGACCCGGGCCAAGGCGGCCGGGCTGATCGCCGCGCTGGAGGCCGACGGCCAGCCGCAGTTCGGCTCGCACCCGAGCGTCCGGGACGCCCTGGAGCAGCGCAACAGCTCCATCGCCGACTTCTGGCTGGCGCAGGACGCGGAGCGCGACCACAGCCGGCCGGGGCTGCTGGGCCGCCGGGTGCTGGTGGTGGACGCGGAGGACACCTTCACCTCGATGATCGGCCACCAGCTCAGGTCGCTCGGGCTGGAGGTGACGGTGCGCCGCTTCGACGAGCCGTACCGCTTCGACGGCTATGACCTGGTGGTGATGGGGCCGGGCCCGGGCGACCCGAGGGAGACCGGGCACCCCAAGATCGCCCATCTGCGGTCCGCGCTGCGGCGGCTGCTGGAGGAGCGGCGGCCGTTCCTGGCGGTCTGCCTGAGCCACCAGGTGCTCAGCCTGGCGCTCGGCCTGGAGCTGGTCCGCCGGGAGGTGCCCAACCAGGGCGTGCAGCGGGAGGTGGACCTCTTCGGCGCACGGGAGCGGGTCGGCTTCTACAACACCTTTGCCGCGCGCAGCCTGGCGGACGGGTTCGAGTGCCCGGGGGTGGGCCCGGTGGAGGTCAGCCGGGACGCCGGGACCGGTGAGGTGCACGCGCTGCGCGGCCCGCACTTCGCCACGATGCAGTTCCACGCCGAGTCGGTGCTCACCCAGGACGGGGTGCGCATCGTCGGCGACCTGATCGCCGGGGTGCTGGCCGAAGGGGTGCTGGCCGAAGAGGCGCTGGCCGAAGGGGTGCTGGCTGCCCGGACCGACGCGGGGGCGGTGGCGGCCCGATGA
- a CDS encoding 3-oxoacyl-ACP synthase III family protein, protein MITTGIPGKGRSHSVIGIVGTGSYLPAHVVTNSEVGEPAGVSGEWIHAKTGIQNRRRAKPDEATSDLAVIAGRAALESAGIRASDLALVVVATSTPDSPQPPTACVVADELGTLPGTAAFDVNAVCSGFVFALTTAERILRDSDSSYALVIGADVYSRILNPADRKTAILFGDGAGAVVLGPAPAPDRGLIAGRLASFGADRELIEVPAGGSRLPATAETIDEGLHHFRMNGRGVRDFVSEQVPPAVRDFLADTGVTPADIDRFVPHQANGRMLEDLARLLEIPFERTCTTFEEFGNTGSASVAVTLDRAARSGELHPGDLVLLAGFGGGMAMGLALLRW, encoded by the coding sequence ATGATCACGACGGGAATTCCCGGGAAAGGCCGGTCGCATTCCGTGATCGGTATCGTGGGAACCGGCTCGTACCTTCCGGCTCACGTGGTGACCAATTCCGAGGTCGGCGAGCCGGCCGGGGTCTCCGGTGAATGGATTCACGCGAAGACCGGAATTCAGAACCGCCGGCGGGCGAAGCCGGACGAGGCCACCAGCGACCTGGCGGTCATCGCGGGCCGCGCGGCCCTGGAGAGCGCCGGTATCCGCGCCTCGGACCTGGCGCTGGTGGTGGTCGCGACCTCCACCCCGGACTCCCCGCAGCCCCCGACGGCCTGTGTGGTCGCCGACGAGCTCGGCACCCTGCCGGGGACCGCCGCCTTCGACGTCAACGCGGTGTGCAGCGGCTTCGTCTTCGCACTGACCACCGCCGAGCGGATCCTGCGCGACTCGGACTCCAGCTACGCCTTGGTCATCGGCGCCGATGTGTACTCCCGCATCCTCAACCCGGCCGACCGCAAGACCGCCATCCTGTTCGGGGACGGGGCCGGCGCCGTGGTGCTCGGCCCGGCCCCCGCCCCGGACCGGGGGCTGATCGCCGGGCGGCTGGCCAGCTTCGGCGCGGACCGCGAACTGATCGAGGTCCCGGCCGGCGGCAGCCGGCTGCCCGCCACGGCGGAGACCATCGACGAGGGGCTGCACCACTTCCGGATGAACGGCCGAGGGGTCCGCGACTTCGTCAGCGAGCAGGTGCCGCCCGCCGTGCGGGACTTCCTGGCCGACACCGGGGTCACCCCGGCCGACATCGACCGCTTTGTGCCGCACCAGGCCAACGGGCGGATGCTGGAGGACCTGGCCCGCCTCCTGGAAATCCCCTTCGAGCGCACCTGCACCACATTCGAGGAATTCGGCAACACGGGCTCCGCCTCGGTGGCCGTCACCCTCGACCGGGCCGCCCGGTCGGGCGAACTCCACCCCGGCGACCTCGTCCTGCTCGCCGGATTCGGCGGCGGCATGGCGATGGGGCTGGCGCTGCTGCGCTGGTGA
- the aroC gene encoding chorismate synthase: protein MSRLRWLTAGESHGPALVATLEGLPAGVPVTTAMVAEALARRRLGYGRGARMAFEQDQVDLLGGVRHGLTLGSPVAITVGNTEWPKWEQVMSADPVDPEALSGLGRSAPLTRPRPGHADLAGMQKYGFDEARPVLERASARETAARVALGAVARSYLRETARIEVVSHVVELGTARAPEGVLAVPADETRLDGDPVRCLDPDASRAMVQEIDRARSDGDTLGGVVEVLAYGLPPGLGSHVHWDRRLDARLAAALMGIQAIKGVEVGDGFALARTPGSSAHDEILPSPGGIRRASGRSGGTEGGLSTGEPLRVRAAMKPIATVPRALRTVDVATGEAARAHHQRSDVCAVPAAGIVAEAMVALVLADAVAEKFGGDSVGETRRNVRGYLGNLAPH, encoded by the coding sequence GTGAGCAGGCTGCGCTGGCTGACCGCAGGGGAGTCGCACGGCCCGGCCCTGGTCGCGACGCTGGAGGGGCTGCCGGCCGGGGTGCCGGTGACCACCGCGATGGTGGCCGAGGCGCTGGCCCGGCGCCGGCTCGGCTACGGCCGGGGCGCCCGGATGGCCTTCGAGCAGGACCAGGTGGACCTGCTGGGCGGCGTCCGGCACGGCCTGACCCTCGGCTCACCGGTGGCGATCACGGTGGGGAACACCGAGTGGCCCAAGTGGGAGCAGGTCATGTCGGCCGACCCGGTCGATCCCGAGGCGCTGTCCGGCCTCGGCCGGAGCGCCCCGCTCACCAGGCCCCGCCCGGGCCATGCGGACCTGGCCGGGATGCAGAAGTACGGCTTCGACGAGGCCCGCCCGGTACTGGAGCGGGCCAGTGCGCGGGAGACCGCCGCCCGGGTCGCCCTGGGCGCGGTGGCCCGCTCCTACCTGCGGGAGACGGCGCGGATCGAAGTCGTCTCGCATGTCGTCGAACTCGGTACCGCCAGGGCCCCGGAGGGGGTCCTGGCGGTACCCGCCGACGAGACGCGGCTGGACGGTGACCCGGTGCGCTGCCTGGACCCGGACGCCTCCCGGGCGATGGTCCAGGAGATCGACCGGGCCCGGTCGGACGGCGACACCCTGGGCGGCGTGGTCGAGGTGCTGGCCTATGGGCTGCCGCCCGGCCTGGGCTCCCATGTGCACTGGGACCGCCGCCTGGACGCCCGGCTGGCGGCGGCGCTGATGGGCATTCAGGCGATCAAGGGCGTGGAGGTCGGCGACGGCTTCGCGCTGGCCCGGACACCCGGCTCGTCGGCGCACGACGAGATCCTGCCGTCCCCCGGGGGCATCAGACGCGCCTCCGGCCGCTCCGGCGGCACGGAGGGCGGTCTCTCCACCGGCGAGCCACTGCGGGTACGGGCCGCGATGAAGCCGATCGCGACCGTGCCCAGGGCCCTGCGGACGGTGGATGTGGCGACCGGTGAGGCCGCCCGGGCGCACCACCAGCGCTCCGATGTGTGCGCGGTGCCGGCCGCCGGGATCGTCGCCGAGGCGATGGTCGCGCTGGTGCTCGCGGACGCGGTGGCCGAGAAGTTCGGCGGCGACAGCGTCGGGGAGACCCGGCGCAATGTCCGGGGCTATCTGGGGAATCTCGCGCCGCACTGA
- a CDS encoding 2,3-dihydro-2,3-dihydroxybenzoate dehydrogenase has product MENKVALVTGAAGGIGAAVVRALGERGVLVAAVDRDADRLAEVVGKLVADGIRAEAVPADVTDSDSVEAAVEAAEQRLGPLDYLVNAAGVLRLGEVRDFTDEDWRATFAVNVDGVFHVSRAVVNRMVTRGGGAIVTVASNAAVTPRTDMAAYAASKAAATLFTKSLGLEVARYGIRCNLVAPGSTDTRMLSSMWQDDSGRRGTIEGRPSAYRVGIPLGKLAEPSDIANAVVFLLSEEAGHITLHDLTVDGGAGLGA; this is encoded by the coding sequence ATGGAGAACAAGGTGGCCCTGGTCACCGGGGCGGCCGGCGGCATCGGCGCCGCCGTCGTCCGGGCGCTGGGCGAACGCGGAGTCCTGGTGGCGGCGGTGGACCGGGACGCCGACCGGCTCGCCGAGGTCGTCGGCAAGCTGGTCGCGGACGGCATCCGCGCCGAGGCCGTTCCCGCCGATGTGACCGACAGCGACTCCGTGGAGGCGGCGGTCGAGGCGGCGGAACAGCGCCTCGGCCCGCTGGACTACCTGGTCAACGCGGCCGGGGTGCTCCGCCTCGGCGAGGTGCGCGACTTCACCGACGAGGACTGGCGGGCGACCTTCGCGGTCAATGTCGACGGCGTCTTCCACGTCTCCCGGGCGGTGGTCAACCGGATGGTGACCCGCGGCGGCGGCGCGATCGTCACCGTGGCGTCCAACGCCGCCGTCACCCCCCGCACCGACATGGCCGCGTACGCCGCGTCAAAGGCCGCCGCGACGCTCTTCACCAAGAGCCTGGGCCTGGAGGTCGCGCGGTACGGCATCCGCTGCAACCTGGTGGCCCCCGGCTCGACCGACACCCGGATGCTCAGCTCCATGTGGCAGGACGACAGCGGACGCCGGGGCACCATCGAGGGCCGCCCGTCGGCGTACCGGGTCGGCATCCCGCTCGGCAAGCTGGCCGAGCCCTCGGACATCGCCAACGCCGTCGTCTTCCTGCTCTCGGAGGAGGCCGGTCACATCACCCTGCACGACCTCACCGTGGACGGAGGTGCCGGACTCGGTGCCTAG